A window of Exiguobacterium sp. FSL W8-0210 contains these coding sequences:
- the tpx gene encoding thiol peroxidase, whose protein sequence is MHMATFKGNPITLQGTAVQVGQTAPDFQVLANDLSPVTRDTYQGVRIISVVPSIDTGVCDAQTRKFNEEAAKIEGVTVMTISNDLPFAQRRWCASSGLDQVVTLSDHRDLSFGTQYGVAIEELRLLARSVFVLDSNNEITYVEYLEESTDEVNFEAALAAAREAK, encoded by the coding sequence ATTCATATGGCAACGTTTAAAGGAAATCCAATCACACTTCAAGGTACAGCGGTTCAAGTCGGACAAACAGCACCGGACTTTCAAGTGTTAGCTAACGACTTATCGCCTGTAACACGTGATACATACCAAGGTGTTCGAATCATCAGTGTCGTCCCATCAATCGATACAGGGGTATGCGATGCACAGACTCGTAAATTTAACGAAGAAGCAGCTAAAATCGAAGGTGTGACGGTCATGACGATCTCAAACGACCTTCCGTTCGCGCAACGTCGTTGGTGTGCGTCAAGTGGTCTTGATCAAGTCGTGACATTGTCTGATCACCGTGATCTTTCATTCGGTACACAGTACGGCGTGGCAATCGAAGAATTACGTCTGCTTGCTCGCTCTGTCTTCGTCTTAGATTCGAACAACGAAATCACGTATGTCGAATACCTCGAAGAATCAACGGATGAGGTAAATTTCGAAGCAGCACTCGCTGCAGCACGTGAAGCGAAGTAA
- a CDS encoding NAD kinase, with product MARNNVYLYYRNTQRHETQVRKLIDVGTRYGLNVVQDHRQANIIVSIGGDGAFLQAARFTGFRDDAIYVGFAEGPNSFYCDFDINDLSAVEAIFKATGNRVSDGEIEVRRYPLLEASINGGPPMLCLNECSVKSSIIKSLAIEVYIDDFLFETFRGDGMVISTPTGSTAYNKSLSGAIVDPLIHCLQVSEIASVNNNRYRTLGSAFLLNRGRKLSLRIIEDGNDYPIIGMDNEALSLTRTDSVDIQLSEKELKTVKLTNNTFWHKIQRSFL from the coding sequence ATGGCTCGAAATAATGTCTACCTGTACTACCGAAATACACAAAGACACGAGACGCAGGTGCGAAAGTTGATCGATGTCGGTACACGATACGGACTGAATGTCGTCCAAGATCATCGACAAGCAAACATCATCGTCTCGATTGGTGGAGATGGGGCTTTCTTGCAAGCGGCACGCTTCACAGGTTTCCGTGATGATGCGATCTATGTCGGATTCGCTGAAGGACCAAACTCGTTCTACTGTGATTTTGATATCAATGATCTTTCTGCGGTCGAAGCAATCTTTAAAGCGACGGGCAATCGTGTCTCGGATGGCGAAATCGAAGTACGTCGTTATCCACTACTTGAAGCATCCATCAACGGTGGACCACCGATGCTCTGTCTGAACGAATGTTCCGTAAAGTCGAGCATCATCAAATCACTCGCAATCGAAGTCTATATCGATGACTTCCTGTTTGAGACATTCCGCGGGGATGGAATGGTCATCTCAACACCGACGGGATCTACGGCTTATAACAAGTCACTTTCTGGTGCGATTGTCGATCCATTGATCCACTGTCTTCAAGTCAGCGAGATCGCTTCCGTTAACAATAACCGGTACCGGACACTCGGTTCTGCTTTCCTATTGAACCGCGGACGTAAACTCTCGTTACGCATCATTGAGGACGGAAACGATTATCCGATCATCGGGATGGATAACGAAGCACTCAGCCTGACACGAACGGATTCAGTCGATATCCAGCTCTCTGAAAAAGAACTTAAAACCGTCAAATTAACGAACAATACATTTTGGCATAAGATTCAACGCTCATTCTTATGA
- a CDS encoding MerR family transcriptional regulator has translation MMYSTQEIAKLTGVTKRTLYHYETFGLLVPKRNDAGHRYYSSEDLLRLQQILLYRSLDFPLSEIQRLLTQSDSSHHTMILKKQIVLLQEKASHYQTLAQLAEQTLLTLIGGLPMKDEQLFRGLRHEEIVMHEKQHADEVQQHYGDTDAYRISAKRQKQRTPNEKEQLSAMHKQLDQRLTTLYRDGHKATDPDVQQIVKEQHDFIDTYYYPCELSIFASLGQMYVSDDRFRAYYDAYAPGLSSFYSEAISHYAEATSN, from the coding sequence ATGATGTATTCCACTCAGGAAATCGCCAAACTTACCGGAGTCACAAAACGAACGCTTTATCATTATGAGACGTTCGGTCTCCTTGTGCCAAAGCGCAACGATGCCGGTCACCGATATTATAGCAGTGAGGATCTTTTACGTTTACAACAAATCCTTCTCTATCGCTCTCTTGATTTTCCGCTGTCAGAAATCCAAAGATTACTTACACAATCTGACTCCAGTCATCACACGATGATATTGAAAAAACAAATTGTACTACTTCAAGAAAAAGCTTCGCATTATCAGACGCTCGCTCAACTCGCTGAACAAACATTACTCACTTTAATAGGAGGACTCCCCATGAAAGATGAACAATTATTCCGCGGTTTACGTCACGAAGAGATCGTCATGCACGAAAAACAACATGCAGATGAAGTCCAACAACACTACGGTGACACCGACGCCTATCGAATCAGTGCAAAAAGACAAAAACAACGTACCCCGAATGAGAAAGAACAACTGAGCGCCATGCATAAGCAACTCGATCAGCGCTTGACGACCCTCTACCGCGACGGGCACAAGGCGACAGATCCAGACGTTCAACAAATCGTGAAAGAACAACATGACTTCATCGATACGTACTATTATCCATGTGAGTTATCTATTTTTGCCTCACTCGGCCAGATGTATGTGTCCGACGACCGGTTTCGTGCCTACTACGATGCGTATGCACCTGGACTATCTTCTTTCTATTCGGAAGCTATTTCGCACTATGCAGAAGCAACATCAAATTAA
- a CDS encoding amidohydrolase, with protein MGTLYVNGLIRTMAHEEDVHSAMFVEKTRIIAMGEEGKLRRRFGRRIDQIHDLNGKAVYPAFTDAHIHLIGYGEAINRVDASRYTTLEALGQAFLKAEPVNGIHVAEGYDETKLDRAPTKAWLNQLFPDAPALLKRTDRHTALVNDVLFQQLGYKASTVIEGGKVGLSDNGEADGFLYDAALEPLYALQAGNLERNKASLRSAIKNLYQYGIIAAHTEDLSYHGDVADILQAYKEVTQETGFHTHLLVHHLVIDEFVQQQPTLPSTMSIGAMKLFVDGALGGRTALLGRGYSDDPTTRGIEVHTPEQLEQLVKRARSYGFTVAAHVIGDLAIERFVQVLEKYPAPKGKRDRIIHATVVRPETLARIRKLPVLIDVQPVFLLDDADFIVDRLGLNRLDWSYRLRSLAETGALLCGGADAPISDPDVRRSLYAATEGTAGRVNKANETLSMYEALLLFTKNPHLATETHGRKGLLLPGYDADFVIFEEDFYRLRGEAILNNRLVETVQAGKTVYQAEAALI; from the coding sequence ATGGGAACACTATACGTAAACGGATTGATTCGAACGATGGCACACGAAGAGGATGTCCATTCAGCGATGTTCGTCGAGAAGACGCGGATCATCGCGATGGGAGAGGAAGGAAAGCTACGCCGCCGTTTCGGTAGACGTATTGATCAAATTCACGACTTGAACGGAAAAGCTGTATATCCAGCCTTTACGGATGCGCATATTCATCTGATCGGTTACGGGGAAGCGATCAATCGTGTCGATGCCTCGCGCTATACGACGCTTGAAGCGTTAGGGCAAGCTTTTCTCAAGGCGGAACCAGTCAATGGGATCCATGTGGCAGAAGGCTATGACGAAACGAAGCTTGATCGTGCACCGACGAAAGCATGGCTCAATCAGTTGTTCCCAGACGCACCTGCCTTGTTGAAACGAACAGACCGGCATACAGCACTTGTCAACGATGTTTTATTCCAACAGCTCGGATATAAAGCGTCGACTGTCATCGAAGGTGGAAAGGTCGGTTTATCGGATAATGGAGAAGCTGACGGATTCTTGTACGATGCGGCGCTTGAACCTTTATATGCGTTACAAGCTGGAAACTTGGAGCGGAATAAAGCGTCCCTTCGGTCAGCGATTAAGAACTTATACCAATATGGCATCATTGCGGCACACACAGAAGACTTGTCGTATCACGGGGATGTCGCGGACATCTTGCAAGCTTATAAGGAAGTGACGCAAGAGACAGGGTTCCATACGCATCTGCTCGTGCATCATCTTGTCATCGATGAGTTCGTACAACAACAACCTACTTTACCGTCAACGATGTCAATCGGTGCGATGAAACTGTTCGTCGACGGCGCGCTCGGAGGACGAACAGCTCTTCTCGGTCGTGGTTATTCTGATGATCCGACGACACGTGGCATCGAAGTGCATACGCCAGAACAACTCGAACAACTCGTCAAGCGTGCACGTAGTTACGGGTTCACAGTTGCGGCACATGTCATCGGTGACTTAGCGATTGAACGATTCGTACAGGTGCTCGAGAAATATCCAGCACCAAAAGGCAAGCGGGATCGGATCATTCATGCGACGGTCGTTCGACCAGAAACGCTTGCACGAATTCGGAAGTTACCGGTCTTGATTGACGTTCAACCGGTCTTTTTACTGGATGACGCAGACTTCATCGTCGATCGACTCGGATTGAACCGCTTAGACTGGAGTTATCGTTTACGTTCGTTAGCTGAGACCGGCGCATTATTATGCGGTGGGGCAGATGCACCGATCTCTGACCCCGATGTTCGGCGTTCCCTGTATGCAGCGACGGAAGGAACAGCGGGACGTGTCAATAAGGCGAATGAGACGTTATCGATGTACGAAGCCTTGTTACTCTTTACGAAAAATCCACATCTCGCGACCGAGACACATGGACGCAAAGGATTACTCCTACCAGGATACGATGCCGATTTCGTCATCTTTGAAGAAGACTTCTATCGCTTGCGTGGGGAAGCCATCTTGAATAACCGTTTAGTGGAGACTGTCCAAGCTGGTAAAACCGTCTATCAGGCAGAAGCAGCCTTAATTTGA
- the ezrA gene encoding septation ring formation regulator EzrA translates to MWAWVIGVIVIVLLVMLFSMISRKKYYTKIDELDMRKQGIVSASIPKELQDLKQLPMAGETETKFSSWHQAWEELLTVHVAQIDETLYRAEEALDKYRFIAVKNDLEVTEQLIAELEGLIDEMLVEMSMFKTNQSVLAELKAQGEADSGQVRKSLLIQANSFGPALARLEERSEQIDAHWNEMCQYEASGEVTKAYETSLLLEQEVATTRHLVELVPKQWKILAHELRQRIDQLGAGYKEMSLDGYPLEPLGLQSEIKRFEEQRLSLAEKIERLEVDGLEEAIQQLSADVDQMYDTFRREVDARHQVKKENQSLKQKALRMRERIHQLAQEFSILREKYEISADLGIHYETIQRDEELLFEAAKDLDESIAGKIIPFSMLEDQMRDAIRLEEQLMIQYERFTVELQALRKEETEVRERIVEWRHQLSQTRLRLKRLGLPNLPTEVEEALRNANRSLQTLETRLEELPFNVRSIVAQSQDVQETFKHVQERLDTLVFEVTYAERLVQYANRYRRHDNEIHMSLTIAETKFLAGDYERTIVLAERVLNEYDPAAIERIKRSCAPEETLHV, encoded by the coding sequence ATGTGGGCATGGGTGATCGGAGTCATCGTCATCGTATTACTCGTCATGCTATTCAGCATGATCAGTCGAAAAAAATACTACACGAAAATCGATGAACTTGATATGCGCAAGCAAGGCATCGTCAGTGCATCGATTCCGAAGGAGTTGCAGGACTTAAAGCAACTACCGATGGCGGGTGAGACGGAGACGAAGTTCAGCTCCTGGCATCAAGCGTGGGAAGAGTTGTTAACGGTCCACGTCGCCCAAATCGATGAGACCCTTTACCGGGCGGAGGAAGCGCTCGATAAATATCGTTTTATCGCCGTCAAGAATGACCTCGAAGTAACGGAACAATTGATTGCGGAACTCGAAGGGTTGATCGATGAGATGCTCGTCGAGATGTCGATGTTCAAAACGAATCAATCGGTTCTAGCCGAACTGAAAGCGCAAGGGGAAGCCGATTCAGGGCAAGTTCGGAAATCATTATTGATTCAAGCGAACTCATTCGGTCCGGCGCTTGCGCGTCTGGAAGAACGAAGTGAACAAATCGATGCGCACTGGAATGAGATGTGTCAGTACGAAGCTTCAGGTGAAGTGACGAAGGCGTATGAGACAAGCTTGTTACTCGAGCAAGAAGTAGCGACGACACGTCACCTTGTCGAGCTCGTACCGAAACAATGGAAGATTCTCGCTCATGAATTGCGTCAACGGATTGATCAGCTCGGAGCGGGTTATAAGGAAATGTCGTTAGATGGGTATCCACTTGAGCCCCTCGGTCTTCAATCTGAGATTAAACGGTTCGAGGAACAACGTTTAAGTCTTGCTGAAAAAATCGAGAGACTTGAAGTCGATGGTTTGGAAGAGGCGATTCAACAGTTATCAGCCGACGTTGATCAAATGTACGATACGTTCCGTCGTGAAGTTGATGCACGTCATCAAGTAAAAAAAGAAAATCAATCCTTGAAACAAAAAGCATTACGGATGCGCGAACGGATTCATCAGTTAGCACAAGAGTTCAGCATTTTACGTGAAAAGTATGAAATCTCAGCAGATCTTGGAATTCACTACGAAACGATCCAACGTGACGAAGAGCTACTATTTGAAGCGGCAAAAGATCTCGATGAGTCGATTGCTGGGAAAATCATTCCGTTCAGTATGCTCGAAGATCAAATGCGCGATGCGATTCGCTTAGAGGAACAGTTGATGATTCAGTACGAACGCTTTACGGTCGAACTTCAAGCGCTTCGAAAAGAAGAGACAGAAGTGCGCGAACGGATCGTCGAATGGCGTCATCAGCTCTCGCAAACACGTCTTCGTCTGAAACGACTTGGATTACCGAACTTACCAACGGAAGTCGAAGAAGCACTACGTAATGCGAATCGTTCGCTACAGACGCTTGAGACACGGCTCGAAGAGTTACCGTTTAATGTCCGATCGATCGTCGCACAAAGTCAAGACGTCCAAGAAACGTTTAAACATGTGCAAGAACGGTTAGATACATTAGTGTTCGAAGTCACGTATGCCGAACGGCTCGTCCAGTATGCGAACCGGTACCGTCGCCACGACAACGAGATACATATGTCGCTGACGATCGCGGAAACGAAGTTCTTAGCGGGAGACTATGAACGAACGATTGTCTTAGCGGAACGTGTCCTAAATGAATACGATCCGGCCGCGATCGAACGTATTAAACGGTCGTGTGCACCAGAAGAAACATTGCACGTTTAA
- a CDS encoding GAF domain-containing protein has protein sequence MFETKTYEGDRTKQYDMLSKQLDALLMGEDNQVANLSNASALLNQFLDRINWVGFYLTDTEQNQLVLGPFQGLPACVRIPFGRGVCGTSAAEQTTQRIEDVHQFPGHIACDAASNSEIVIPLVKDGQTIGVLDIDSPEFNRFDEVDQAGLEAFCTTLLRHL, from the coding sequence ATGTTCGAAACAAAGACATATGAAGGTGACCGGACGAAACAATATGACATGCTATCAAAACAACTGGATGCTTTATTAATGGGAGAAGACAATCAAGTCGCGAACTTATCGAATGCGAGCGCGTTACTCAACCAGTTCCTTGACCGTATCAACTGGGTCGGTTTCTATTTGACGGATACGGAGCAAAACCAACTCGTCCTCGGACCATTCCAAGGACTTCCAGCATGCGTCCGTATTCCATTCGGTCGTGGTGTTTGCGGAACGTCCGCAGCAGAACAGACGACACAACGCATCGAAGACGTTCATCAATTCCCAGGTCACATCGCATGTGACGCGGCATCGAATTCTGAAATCGTCATTCCACTCGTCAAAGACGGCCAAACGATCGGCGTCCTCGATATCGACAGCCCAGAATTCAACCGTTTCGATGAAGTCGATCAAGCTGGTTTAGAAGCATTCTGTACGACGCTGCTTCGTCATCTGTAA
- the rpsD gene encoding 30S ribosomal protein S4, translating to MARYTGPAWKLSRRLGISLTETGKEIAKRPYAPGQHGNSRRKMSEYGLQLQAKQTLRHMYGVNERQFNRIFNDAGKMPGIHGENFMFLLEARLDNVVYRMGMARTRRAARQLVNHGHIQVDGQRVDIPSFRVKPGQTISVREKSKNFVVIKEALEVAPATKDFVTFDAEKLEGTFVRLPERSELNDQIQEQLVVEYYSR from the coding sequence ATGGCTCGCTATACAGGTCCAGCTTGGAAACTCTCACGTCGTCTCGGTATCTCACTTACTGAAACAGGAAAAGAAATCGCAAAACGCCCTTACGCACCAGGTCAACACGGTAACAGCCGTCGTAAAATGTCTGAGTACGGTCTTCAACTTCAAGCGAAGCAAACACTTCGTCACATGTACGGAGTAAACGAACGCCAATTCAACCGTATCTTCAACGATGCTGGCAAAATGCCTGGTATCCACGGTGAGAACTTCATGTTCTTACTTGAAGCACGTCTTGATAACGTCGTTTACCGTATGGGTATGGCTCGTACACGTCGCGCTGCTCGTCAGCTCGTCAACCACGGTCACATCCAAGTTGATGGACAACGCGTTGATATCCCATCATTCCGCGTGAAACCAGGTCAAACGATCTCAGTTCGCGAAAAATCGAAGAACTTTGTCGTTATCAAAGAAGCACTCGAAGTTGCTCCAGCAACTAAAGACTTCGTTACTTTCGATGCTGAGAAGCTCGAAGGAACGTTCGTCCGTCTTCCTGAGCGTTCTGAATTGAACGATCAAATCCAAGAACAACTCGTCGTCGAGTACTACTCACGTTAA
- a CDS encoding biotin transporter BioY, translating into MKTRDLTFIALGAAIIAAVSSLPQIQLVGAVPITLQMLAIMTVSAILGGKRGGLAVLIFLLLAAAGLPVLGGKGGLAPFVGPTVGYLIAFPIAGFFIGLVAEKTRRFVPLFIGMIVFGLGLVYLLGTFGLMAVLDLSFKDAFAINYPFVLWDTIKAVIATTIAVRLLPLRLFRTA; encoded by the coding sequence ATGAAAACAAGAGATTTAACTTTCATCGCCCTTGGTGCTGCCATCATCGCAGCCGTCAGCTCTTTGCCACAAATTCAACTCGTCGGCGCTGTTCCAATCACGCTTCAGATGCTCGCGATCATGACGGTCAGCGCGATTCTCGGTGGAAAACGTGGTGGACTCGCTGTCTTAATCTTCTTATTACTCGCAGCAGCTGGTCTACCGGTACTTGGCGGAAAAGGCGGACTAGCTCCATTCGTCGGACCAACCGTTGGTTATTTGATTGCCTTTCCGATTGCTGGATTCTTCATCGGTCTTGTTGCTGAAAAAACGCGTCGCTTCGTTCCCCTCTTCATCGGGATGATCGTCTTTGGTCTTGGTTTAGTCTACCTGCTTGGAACATTCGGTCTAATGGCTGTACTCGATCTATCGTTCAAAGATGCTTTTGCGATTAACTATCCTTTCGTCTTATGGGATACGATCAAAGCTGTCATTGCCACGACGATTGCCGTTCGCTTGTTGCCACTCCGTTTATTCCGAACAGCTTAA
- the tyrS gene encoding tyrosine--tRNA ligase — protein MTLLEDLEFRGLINQMTDEEGLKTLLETPTTLYTGFDPTADSLHIGHLLPILVLKRFQQAGHHVVGLVGGATGMIGDPSGRATERSLNTSDIVEEFANRIKDQLSRFLPLEGENPVTIANNLDWTKDLTIIDFLRDIGKHFPVSYMLAKDSVDSRLQNGISFTEFSYMLLQSFDFLKLYEDKGCRLQVGGSDQWGNITAGMELIRRAGHEEKAFGLTVPLVTKADGQKFGKTAGGAVWLDADKTSPYEFYQFWFNVDDLDVIKFLKYFTFLTHEELDALAEEVKAAPEKRVAQRRLAEEMTVLVHGEEGLTQAQRITTALFSGDIKSLQVEDIEDAFKGMPRFTLGEATNLVDVLVEAKICPSKRQAREDVTNGAIYLNGEREQDLTKEITEADAIGRFTIVRRGKKKYFVIEHA, from the coding sequence ATGACGTTACTAGAGGATTTAGAATTTCGCGGTTTAATTAACCAAATGACGGATGAAGAAGGATTGAAGACATTACTCGAGACACCAACGACGCTTTACACAGGCTTTGATCCAACAGCTGATTCGTTGCATATCGGACACTTGTTGCCGATCTTAGTCTTAAAACGATTTCAACAAGCAGGTCACCATGTCGTAGGTCTCGTCGGTGGAGCAACGGGAATGATCGGAGACCCGAGTGGTCGCGCAACAGAACGTTCGTTGAATACATCGGATATCGTCGAAGAGTTCGCGAATCGGATTAAGGACCAGTTGTCACGTTTCTTACCACTTGAAGGAGAAAACCCGGTCACGATCGCCAATAACTTGGACTGGACGAAAGATTTGACGATCATCGATTTCTTACGCGATATCGGAAAACACTTCCCAGTCAGTTACATGCTTGCGAAAGATTCTGTTGACTCACGCCTTCAAAACGGGATCTCATTCACTGAGTTCTCATACATGTTACTTCAATCGTTTGACTTCTTGAAACTCTACGAAGACAAAGGATGCCGCCTTCAAGTCGGAGGAAGTGACCAATGGGGGAACATCACAGCAGGGATGGAATTGATTCGTCGTGCGGGTCATGAAGAAAAAGCATTCGGTTTGACGGTACCGCTTGTTACAAAAGCAGACGGTCAAAAATTCGGTAAGACAGCAGGTGGTGCGGTTTGGTTAGACGCTGACAAAACGTCACCGTACGAGTTCTATCAATTTTGGTTCAACGTTGACGATCTTGACGTCATCAAGTTCTTGAAATACTTCACGTTCTTAACGCACGAAGAACTCGACGCGCTCGCAGAAGAAGTCAAGGCAGCACCAGAGAAGCGTGTCGCGCAACGTCGTCTTGCAGAAGAGATGACCGTTCTCGTCCATGGTGAAGAAGGTCTGACACAAGCACAACGTATTACGACGGCACTCTTTAGTGGAGATATTAAATCGTTGCAAGTAGAAGATATCGAAGATGCGTTCAAAGGAATGCCGCGTTTTACACTCGGCGAAGCGACAAACCTCGTCGACGTTCTCGTTGAGGCAAAGATCTGTCCGTCAAAACGTCAAGCACGTGAAGACGTTACGAACGGTGCAATCTACCTAAACGGAGAACGCGAGCAAGACTTAACGAAAGAAATTACGGAAGCTGATGCAATCGGTCGCTTTACGATTGTACGTCGCGGAAAGAAAAAATACTTCGTCATCGAGCATGCTTGA
- a CDS encoding transglycosylase domain-containing protein, with protein sequence MRENWFKFWNHPRTKAVRHWSNITYDVSWNIILFLIIAVLLIGSFSVGAAGGYFASLVKDTKAPPLTEMKQEVNSYAVTSQIYWGSGEKLTNISTDEERQPVDIKNISPYLIDALLSTEDVDFYQHDGVVPKATLRAVLQELTNSASRTGGSTLTQQLIKNQILTNEVSFERKAKEILLALRLENAMSKDEILQAYLNVVSFGRNSLGRNIAGIEAASQGVFKKSAKKLTLPQAAFLAGIPKNPYYYTPYLQGGVVKKNLTPSVNRMKTVLKRMYVAKNITKEQYEKAIKHDITKDFAKQSKRSRDTYPYVYDLAEREATKIMTKYLMKQDGVKEDEVKPSELAEVRANYQDQALVALRQGGYKVHMTLDKKIHESMQQPAKNNGNFPGGMQYKQVVDPKTKKTVSKQDPEETAAVMVQNETGRILGFVGGRYLDGKADDFNRAFQAKRQIGSTAKPILVYSNGIENRLITPASTVNDEEYYYQTVPRQPGDRPIKNEGGRYRGNVTVRTALELSLNVPAVKIYEKMNMSNSIQKLVDMGVEVPDAIRYAPSAALGTMEITPVELAGAYATLANYGEFVQPYVISKITKDGKDIYKAKPKKKRIYEPRTAYLTLDMMRGVFSKGTATFAKDRLNVPGDWAGKTGTTNDIKDSYLVGSTPGVTLAVWTGHDQNNSLIGPTTYYQRTQTLWSQMANATYAANSSYFKSGARFTQPSSVTANDFKNSGRFKEEDKKKKAEEAKKKKEAEEKKKEADAQKKEEQQKEQDQAKEKAEADAKKKATDDAKRAADAKAEAEAKAKAEAEAKKKAEAEAKKKAEADAKKKEADAKKQQEQQKKQDEKKNDAASEN encoded by the coding sequence ATGCGCGAGAACTGGTTCAAGTTTTGGAATCACCCCCGGACGAAAGCCGTTCGGCACTGGTCGAATATCACATACGATGTTTCGTGGAACATCATTTTATTCCTCATCATAGCAGTCCTTCTCATCGGCAGCTTCTCTGTCGGAGCGGCTGGAGGATATTTCGCTTCCCTCGTCAAAGATACGAAAGCCCCACCTTTGACTGAGATGAAACAAGAAGTGAACAGTTATGCGGTGACAAGTCAAATTTATTGGGGAAGTGGCGAAAAGCTGACGAACATCTCAACGGATGAAGAACGTCAGCCGGTCGATATCAAGAACATCTCCCCTTATTTAATTGATGCGCTTCTATCAACGGAAGACGTAGATTTTTATCAACATGATGGAGTCGTTCCAAAAGCGACTTTACGAGCAGTCTTACAAGAATTGACGAATTCAGCGTCACGCACCGGCGGAAGTACGCTGACACAACAATTAATTAAAAACCAAATCCTGACGAACGAAGTTTCATTCGAACGGAAAGCAAAAGAGATCCTCTTAGCGCTCCGCCTTGAAAATGCGATGTCAAAAGATGAAATTTTACAGGCATACTTGAATGTCGTCTCATTCGGACGAAATTCACTCGGGCGTAACATCGCTGGTATCGAAGCTGCTTCCCAAGGGGTCTTCAAGAAATCAGCGAAAAAACTGACGTTACCACAAGCAGCTTTCCTCGCTGGTATTCCGAAAAACCCTTACTACTACACACCTTATCTACAAGGCGGTGTCGTCAAAAAAAACTTGACGCCAAGTGTCAATCGGATGAAGACCGTGTTGAAGCGGATGTACGTTGCAAAAAACATTACAAAAGAACAATATGAAAAAGCAATCAAACACGACATCACGAAAGACTTCGCGAAACAGTCGAAACGTTCGCGTGACACGTATCCGTATGTCTATGATTTAGCAGAACGTGAAGCGACGAAGATCATGACGAAGTACTTGATGAAACAAGATGGTGTGAAAGAAGACGAAGTCAAACCGTCTGAACTGGCAGAAGTCCGGGCAAACTATCAAGATCAAGCACTGGTTGCACTCCGTCAAGGTGGATACAAAGTTCACATGACGCTAGATAAAAAAATTCATGAATCGATGCAACAACCTGCGAAGAACAATGGGAACTTCCCTGGTGGCATGCAGTACAAACAAGTCGTCGATCCAAAAACGAAAAAAACCGTTTCGAAACAAGATCCAGAAGAAACAGCAGCAGTCATGGTTCAGAATGAGACGGGGCGTATCCTCGGATTCGTTGGTGGACGTTACCTTGATGGAAAAGCCGATGATTTTAACCGAGCATTCCAAGCGAAACGTCAAATCGGGTCAACGGCAAAACCAATTCTCGTCTACTCGAACGGGATTGAAAATCGTTTGATCACTCCGGCATCTACCGTCAATGATGAAGAGTACTACTACCAGACCGTACCACGTCAACCAGGTGATCGTCCGATCAAGAACGAAGGTGGACGTTATCGTGGAAACGTGACGGTTCGTACAGCACTTGAACTCTCATTGAACGTACCTGCCGTTAAGATTTACGAGAAGATGAACATGTCGAACTCGATTCAAAAACTCGTCGATATGGGTGTTGAAGTACCGGATGCGATTCGTTATGCTCCTTCGGCGGCACTCGGAACGATGGAGATTACACCGGTCGAGCTTGCTGGTGCTTACGCGACACTCGCCAACTATGGTGAATTCGTGCAACCATACGTCATTTCGAAAATTACGAAAGACGGAAAAGATATCTATAAAGCAAAACCGAAGAAAAAACGAATTTATGAACCACGAACAGCTTACCTGACGCTTGATATGATGCGTGGCGTCTTCTCAAAAGGTACAGCAACGTTTGCAAAAGATCGATTGAACGTTCCTGGAGATTGGGCTGGTAAGACAGGTACGACGAACGATATCAAAGACTCTTACCTTGTCGGTTCCACTCCTGGTGTGACGCTTGCCGTTTGGACAGGACACGATCAGAACAACTCGCTCATCGGTCCAACGACGTATTACCAACGAACACAAACGCTGTGGTCACAAATGGCGAATGCGACGTATGCCGCGAACAGTAGTTACTTCAAATCCGGTGCCCGCTTCACACAACCATCTTCTGTAACAGCAAACGACTTTAAGAACAGTGGTCGCTTCAAAGAAGAAGATAAGAAGAAAAAAGCGGAAGAGGCAAAGAAAAAGAAAGAAGCAGAAGAAAAGAAAAAAGAAGCGGACGCACAGAAAAAAGAAGAGCAACAGAAAGAACAAGATCAGGCGAAAGAAAAAGCGGAAGCTGATGCTAAGAAAAAAGCAACCGATGACGCCAAGCGTGCTGCCGATGCAAAAGCCGAAGCAGAGGCAAAAGCAAAAGCCGAAGCAGAGGCAAAAAAGAAAGCGGAAGCAGAGGCAAAAAAGAAAGCGGAAGCTGATGCTAAGAAAAAAGAAGCGGACGCTAAGAAACAGCAAGAACAACAGAAGAAACAAGATGAAAAGAAAAACGATGCTGCTTCTGAAAACTAA